In one window of Micromonospora cathayae DNA:
- a CDS encoding MbtH family protein: MSEPRFLVVRNDEEQYSIWSADRELPAGWQDTGFAGTREECLAHIDTVWTDMRPRSVREALA, translated from the coding sequence ATGTCCGAGCCGCGTTTCCTGGTCGTCCGCAACGACGAGGAGCAGTACTCGATCTGGTCGGCCGACCGGGAGCTCCCCGCGGGCTGGCAGGACACCGGGTTCGCCGGCACCCGCGAGGAGTGCCTGGCCCACATCGACACCGTCTGGACGGACATGCGTCCCCGCTCGGTGCGTGAGGCGCTGGCGTGA
- a CDS encoding TauD/TfdA family dioxygenase, with protein sequence MSDTIATLPVLVENDGTALTELIDRRRTELRATLVEQGGLLFRGFDVGGVDGFDRVVRALAGEPLTYTERSSPRHAIKGKVYTSTDYPEDEEIFLHNENSYQARWPLTLFFYCITPPDTQGATPLADVRRVYELIDPTVREEFVRRGWLLMRNFHADFGTPWQHVFNTDDRAEVEAYAAANRIELEWVGRDGLRTRSRREVVHHRPGSDTPRWFNHATFFHVSTLAKDIQEGLLELFGPDGLPSNTYYGDGAEIPTDVMDHLRDAYRAASVRFDYQRDDVLVVDNMTAAHGREPFTGPRKIAVAMAEPHTPGEN encoded by the coding sequence ATGAGCGACACGATCGCCACGTTGCCGGTGCTCGTCGAGAACGACGGCACCGCGCTCACCGAGCTGATCGACCGGCGGCGTACCGAACTGCGCGCCACCCTGGTCGAGCAGGGCGGACTGCTGTTCCGCGGCTTCGACGTCGGCGGGGTCGACGGCTTCGACCGGGTGGTCCGCGCGCTGGCCGGCGAGCCGCTGACCTACACCGAACGGTCCTCGCCCCGGCACGCCATCAAGGGGAAGGTCTACACCTCCACCGACTACCCGGAGGACGAGGAGATCTTCCTGCACAACGAGAACTCGTACCAGGCGCGCTGGCCGCTCACGCTGTTCTTCTACTGCATCACCCCGCCGGACACCCAGGGCGCGACCCCGCTGGCCGACGTGCGCCGGGTGTACGAGCTGATCGACCCGACGGTCCGGGAGGAGTTCGTCCGGCGCGGCTGGCTGCTGATGCGGAACTTCCACGCCGACTTCGGCACCCCGTGGCAGCACGTGTTCAACACCGACGACCGGGCCGAGGTCGAGGCGTACGCGGCGGCGAACCGGATCGAGCTGGAGTGGGTCGGCCGGGACGGGCTGCGGACCCGCTCCCGGCGCGAGGTGGTCCACCACCGGCCCGGCTCGGACACCCCGCGCTGGTTCAACCACGCCACCTTCTTCCACGTCAGCACCCTGGCCAAGGACATCCAGGAGGGGCTGCTGGAACTCTTCGGCCCCGACGGGCTGCCGTCGAACACCTACTACGGTGACGGGGCGGAGATCCCCACCGATGTCATGGACCATCTGCGGGACGCGTATCGTGCCGCCAGCGTCCGTTTCGACTACCAGCGCGACGACGTGCTGGTGGTGGACAACATGACCGCCGCGCACGGTCGGGAGCCGTTCACCGGACCCCGCAAGATCGCTGTCGCCATGGCCGAACCGCACACCCCTGGAGAGAACTGA